The Immundisolibacter sp. sequence GTAGCGGCCCCACAGGGCGTCGTAGCGTTTGCTGCGACCGAGGCCATCGACGTAGGTGCTCAGCCCACGCTCGGTGGCGACCTCGCCGATACGCTTGGCCAGCGCGGCCAGGATTTCCCACTCGTTGCGCGACTCGCCCTGCGGCTCGACCGCTTTCTCGATGAATGCAAAGCGCGGGTTGTTGGTGATGGAGACCGTGATGTCTTCCTTTTCGTAATACCAGGCCGCCGGCAGCACGATGTCGCAGAACATGGCCGACGAGGACATGCGCGGGTCGATGGCGAACATCATCTTCAGCTTCGGGAACAGGTGCTTGGGGTACTGAATGGCGGCGCTGCGCACGCGCCGGATCGGGTTGCTGGCGGTCAGCATCATCACGCGCGGGGTTTTGTCCGGCGCCGGGCGGATCTGCTCGGGCTTCCACCAGCCTTTGTCGAGCGCTTCTTCCAGGTAGCTGCTGAAATTGCGCTTCAGGGCCGGGTCGCCCCAGGCCATGTTGTCGTACAGCTCCTTGTAGCCGGCGTGGTAATAGAGGAAAAACACCGGCGGCGAGGCGCCCAGTTCGGTGGTCATGGCCTTGATGACTTCGACCGAAATCAGCTCCTCGGTGATTTCCGGGTCGGCTTGCTTCATCTGCGCGGCCAGGGCCTGCTCCATGGCGCCAAACTGCTCAAGGCCGCCCTGGTCGATGGGTTTTTCGAGCAGCATCAGCAGCTCGACGTGATCGCCGGGAAATGCCCAGCAGTTCCAGCCGGTTCCCGGCTTGCCCCAGTTGCCGGTCAGGCCCATGGCCATGATCAGCGCCCGTTCCGCCAGGTCACCGTGGTAGATCTTGGCGGTGGTGAAGCCGATATACGAGCAGGTGCGCTTGGTGGCGACCTTTTTTGCCAGCTTGCGGATCAGACTGGCGTGGCAGCCGGATTTTTCCTGCGTCTTCTCGGGCGTGTATTCGGCGTCCAGGTGTGCCTTGACCTGGGCATAGACGGGCGTGACCTTGACCTCGTTGCCATCCGCCAGCTTGACCGTGTACACGCCGCTCAGGGCCGGGTCGCCGGCAAACGCCAGCGTGCCGCGGGGCGCTTTGGCGATAGCGCCGGCCTTGCTGTCGTACACGTAAAGCTGGTCCTCGCGACCGCTGCCGTCCACGTCGATCTGGCGCAGGAAACGGCCGCTGTCAGTGCGCACCAGCAGCGGCAGGTCGGTCTGCTCCTTGACGAAGGCCTGGTCGACCCAACCCTCGGCCATGATGACCTGGCTGATGCCCAGCCAGAACGCCGCATCGCAGCCCTGTTTGATCGGGACGTGGTAATCGGCGGTGATGGAGGTGGGGTTGTAGTCCGGCGCGATGGAGACGATTTCGGTGCCGTTGTAGCGGGCTTCGGTCAGAAAGTGATACACCGACGGCATGGTGTAGGACCAGTTCGAGCAGGTCAGGAAGATCAGCTCGGCATCGAACAGGTTGTCCGCGCTGTAGCCCAGGTGCTGTTTGCCGACGACGTCAAAGGTGCCTTTAAGGAAATCGCCGATCAGGATGTTCAGATCCGGGCTGGCCCCACCGAGCATGGACGTGAAGCGGTGCGAGCCGGCCCAGCCGACCGTACCCAGGTGCGCGTGAGGTGGGTCCAGCAGGAAGCCGTCGCCGCCCTGTTCTTCCAGGGCATCGACGATGGAACCGGCTACCTCGGTCAGTGCCTCGTCCCAGGAAATGCGCTCCCACTTGCCGGCGCCGCGCTCGCCGACCCGGCGCAACGGAAACTTGATGCGCTCGTCGCCGTAAAGGTTGGCGTGAAAGGAGCAGCCCTTCTGGCAGCCGAGCGGGTTGTAGTCCGGGTAGTTGGGGTTGCTGGCGTCGTTCTTGGCGGCTTGTTCCTCGCGCCAGACCATGCCGTCCTTGACGTAGACATGGAACGAGCAGCACCCGGGCAGGCACACGTTGGTATGCGAACCCCAGGTGACCTTGTCCCAGTTCCAGATTTGCCGGTACAGGTCTTCGGTGCTGCGGTAGGCGATTGGGTTCTCGGCGGCAAACGCCGATCGCACGAAACTCGGCGACACGGTGGTCGCAAGCTGGTTGAGGGACAGTGCCAGTGCCGCGCCGCCGCTGCCTTTCAGAAAGCCGCGACGAGAAACCGACAACCCGGGAGCCGGATTCTCGACCACTAACGTTGGTTCGACCTTACCCATGCTCCCTTCCTCCGTGATGGGCGGATTGCCGGTTTGGACTCTAGCGCGTCGCTCTCGCCGAGTAAACGTTCAATAAATCAGGGACGATTCGGAAGGGCAAATGGCAGGCACGAGCGAGCCAATAATGCTGGTCGCCACGTTGTCTACCCGGTAGAATGCCGGCCTTACCAGCATCTGTGGCGACGGGCGGCGGCAACGCTTCCCGCCTCTTTTGCTGCGCCCGATCCGAAGCCGCGGAGCCTGTCTTGCCCGAGCCTGCCCTCCTTGCCCTTGCCGATGGCACGCTGCTGCATGGCCTTGCCGTCGGCGCAAGCGGCCACGCCGTGGGCGAAGTGGTATTCAACACTGCCATGACCGGCTACCAGGAAATTCTCACGGATCCTTCATATAGCCGACAGATAGTCACGCTGACGTACCCGCACATCGGGAACGTCGGCTGCAACGCGCAGGATGAGGAATCGACCCAGGTCCACGCAGCAGGCCTGGTGATTCGCGATCTGCCACGTATCTACAGTAGCTGGCGAGCGAGCGAGCCGCTGGACGCCTACCTGCGGGCTCGCAATGTGGTGGCCATCGCCGGACTGGACACACGTGCACTGACCGGCCGCCTGCGGCGCGGCGGCGCGCAGGCCGGATGCATTGTTGCCGGACCGCAATGCGACGCCGAATTCGCCGTTTCGCAGGCTCGCGCTTTCGCAGGCCTGACAGGCATGGACCTGGCCCGGGTCGTCAGCACCGACACTGTTTACGAATGGACCGGCGGCGCCTGGACACCGGACGGGTTTGCCCCGTCACCGCCGCCCCGGTTCCGGGTGGTGGCCTACGACTTTGGCATCAAGCGCAACATCCTGCGCTGCCTGACCCAGGCGGGTTGCGCGGTGACCGTGGTGCCAGCCACGACGCCAGCGGCTGAGGTCTTTGCCTTGAAGCCGGACGGCGTGTTTCTGTCGAACGGGCCGGGTGATCCGCAGCCGTGTGACTACGCCATCACCGCGATTGCTGAATTCCTGGATCGTGGGCTGCCGCTGTTTGGCATCTGTCTGGGCCATCAGCTACTGGCGCTGGCGGGGGGCGCGCGCACGATCAAAATGAAATTCGGCCACCACGGGGCCAACCATCCGGTACTGGAAACGGCCTCCGGTCGGGTGTTGATCACCAGTCAGAACCATGGCTTTGCGGTGGATGAGGCGAGCCTGCCGGTCGGGTTGACGGTAACCCACCGTTCCCTGTTTGACGGTTCGCTGCAGGGCATTGCCCATGCCGACAAGCCGGCGTTTGGATTTCAGGGGCACCCTGAAGCCAGCCCTGGACCGCGCGACGCCGCGCATCTTTTCGAACGCTTTGCCGAGCTCATGGCCGCCCGTCTCGGCTGAGGATTCCCGTGCCCAAACGTACCGACATCAAGAGTATCCTGATCATCGGCGCCGGGCCGATCGTTATCGGGCAGGCCTGCGAGTTCGATTATTCCGGCGCGCAAGCCTGCAAGGCGCTGCGCGAGGAGGGTTACCGGGTGGTGCTGGTCAATTCCAACCCGGCCACCATCATGACCGATCCGGGCATGGCCGATGCCATTTACATCGAGCCTATCTCCTGGCCGGTGCTGGCGAAGATCATCGAGATCGAGCGCCCGGATGCCCTGCTTCCGACCATGGGCGGTCAGACGGCACTGAACTGCGCGCTCGACCTGGCGCGCGAGGGGGTGCTGGAGCGCTTCGGCGTACAGATGATTGGTGCCACCCGCGATGCCATTGACAAGGCCGAGGATCGCGAGCGGTTTCGCGAGGCGATGCGCCGCATCGGTCTTGGCACGCCGCGTTCGGCGATGGCCCATAGCATGGAAGAAGCCGTGCAGGTGCAGGCACAGATCGGCTTCCCGACCATCATCCGGCCGTCCTTCACCATGGGCGGCAGCGGCGGCGGTGTGGCCTATAACCGCGAGGAATTCGTCGCCATCTGCGAGCGCGGTCTCGATCTTTCGCCGACCGGCGAGTTGCTGATCGAGGAGTCCATCATCGGCTGGAAAGAGTTCGAGATGGAGGTGGTGCGTGACCGTAACGACAACTGCATCATCGTTTGCTCGATCGAGAACTTCGATGCCATGGGCGTGCACACCGGAGACTCGATCACGGTGGCGCCGGCCCAGACCCTGACCGACCGCGAATACCAGCTGATGCGGGACGCTTCGATTGCCGTGCTGCGTGAGATCGGTGTGGAGACCGGCGGCTCGAACGTGCAGTTCGCGGTGAACCCGAAGGACGGCCGGCTGGTGGTGATCGAGATGAACCCACGGGTGTCGCGTTCCTCGGCGCTGGCCTCCAAAGCCACCGGCTTTCCAATCGCCAAGGTCGCGGCCAAGCTCGCCGTCGGCTACACGCTGGATGAACTGAAGAACGAGATTACCGGCGGCGCCACGCCGGCGTCGTTCGAGCCAAGCATCGATTACGTGGTCACCAAGGTGCCGCGCTTCAACTTCGAGAAATTCCCGCAGGCGGACGCCACACTGACCATACAGATGAAGTCCGTGGGCGAGGTCATGGCCATCGGACGTAGCTTCCAGGAGTCGTTGCAAAAGGCGCTGCGCGGGCTTGAAACCGGCATCGACGGGCTAACGCCGTGCATCGATGCTGGCGCGCCGCAGGCGCTGGAAAACCTGCGCCAGCGGCTGCGCACGCCCGGGGCCGATCGCATCCGTTATATCGGCGACGCATTCCGGTGCGGGCTGCAACTGGACGAGGTGCAGGCCCTGACCGGTGTCGACCCGTGGTTCCTGGACCAGCTCGCCGAGTTGGTCGAGATCGAAACGGTCATTGCTGGAGCGAGTCTGGCTGCCGCCGACGCGCCGACCCTGCGGTCATGGAAGCGGCTTGGTTTCGCCGATAGCCGCATTGCCAGCCTGCTTGGCGCCAGCGAGGATGCGGTACGCCAGCGTCGCCGACAACTCGGCGTGCTGCCAGTTTATAAGCGGGTCGATTCCTGCGCCGCCGAGTTTCCGGCCACCACCGCGTACCTGTATTCGACCTACGAGCAGGAGTGCGAGGCGCAGCCTACTGACCGGCGTAAGGTCATGATCCTGGGCGGGGGGCCGAACCGCATTGGCCAGGGGATCGAGTTCGACTACTGCTGCGTCCATGCCGCGCTGGCCCTGCGTGAGGCGGGTTTCGAGACCATCATGGTCAACTGCAACCCGGAAACGGTTTCGACCGATTACGACACTGCCGACCGCCTGTATTTCGAACCACTGACGCTGGAAGACGTGCTCGAAATCGTCCGTGTCGAACAGCCCTGGGGCGTGATCGTGCAGTTCGGCGGGCAGACGCCGCTGAAGCTGGCGCGGGCGCTGCTCGCCGCTGGCGCGCCCATCATCGGTACCACGCCGGACGCGATCGACCGGGCCGAGGACCGTGAGCGCTTCCAGCAGGTGGTGGAGAAGCTTGGCCTGCGCCAGCCGGACAACCGCATGGCCGCCAATTTGGAACAGGCGCTCACGGCGGCGCAGCAGGTGGGCTATCCGCTGGTGATGCGCCCGTCGTATGTGCTGGGCGGCCGGGCCATGGAGATCGTCCACGACGAAGAGGGTCTGCGTCGGTACATGCTCGCTGCCAGCCATGTGTCGGCGGCTTCGCCGGTGCTGCTGGACCGTTTTCTGGACGATGCGCTGGAAGTCGATGTGGATGCGGTCTGCGACGGCAGCGAGGTGGTGATCGGTGGGGTCATGGAGCACATCGAGCAGGCCGGCGTGCATTCTGGCGACTCGGCTTGCTGCCTGCCACCGTTCAGCCTGGCGCCCGACGTTGTGGACGAGATGCGGCGCCAGACGGTATTGCTTGCGCGCGAGCTGGGCGTGGTCGGTCTGATGAACATTCAGTTCGCGGTTCAGGGCAGCGACGTGTACCTGCTGGAGGTTAACCCCCGTGCATCGCGCACGGTACCGTTTGTGTCCAAGGCGACCGCGGTGCCCCTGGCCAAGGTGGCGGCCAACTGTATGGTCGGTACCAGCCTCAAATCACAAAGCCACTGCCGCGAAGTGCTGCCGCCGTACTATTCGGTCAAGGAAGCGGTATTCCCGTTCGCCAAATTCCCCGGTGTCGACATCCTTCTGGGGCCGGAGATGAAATCCACAGGCGAGGTAATGGGCATCGGCCGCAGTTTTGGCGAGGCCTACGGCAAGGCGCAGCTTGCCGCGGGGAATCCGCTGCCCACGGGTGGGCGGGCCTTCATCAGCGTGCGCCAGGCGGACAAGAACGCGTTGCTGGTGCAAGTCGCTCAGGGGCTGCGAGACATCGGTTTTGAGCTTGTCGCCACTCATGGGACAGCTGCCTGGCTCGGGGACGCCGGTATTCCGTGTAGTGTCGTCAACAAGGTCAAGGAAGGTCGCCCGCACGTCGTGGATAGGATTACCAACGGCGATATTGCCTTTGTGCTGAATACCACGGACGGCAGGCAGGCCATCGTCGATTCGTTTGCCATTCGCGCCGCGGCATTGCGTTTCAAGGTGCCGCATACGACTACCCTGGCCGGTGCGCGGGCGACCTGCCTGGCGCTGCGGGCCGGCGGTGAGATCAAGGTTTACAGCCTGCACCAGTTACATAACGAGTTGATCAGCGCATGATCCGAGAACCTCTGACCGTCCACGGCGCGGCACAGCTGCAGCGCGAGCTCGACGAGCTGAAATCGGTGCAACGGCCCCGCGTGATCGCCGCGATCGCCGAGGCGCGCGCCCACGGCGATCTGAAAGAGAATGCCGAATACCATGCCGCCAAGGACCAACAGGGTTTCATCGAAGGTCGCATCAGCGAGATCGAGGACCGACTCGGACGTGCCGAGATCATCGACCCGGCGCGCTTGACCGCCGGTGGCACGGTGGTGTTCGGCGCCACCGTCAAGCTGGTCAACGTCGACAGCGACGCGGAAGTGACTTACCAGATCGTGGGCGTCGACGAAGCGGATATCAAGCAAGGCCTGTTGTCGTTCCGGGCACCGCTGGCGCGTGCCATGATTGGCCGCGCGGTCGGCGACTATGCGCTGGTGCCAGCGCCTGGCGGTGAGCAGACCTATGAGATTCTGGCGGTCGACTATCGCTGAGCTGGTGCCAGGGGCGTGGGCGCGATGAGCGGCCGGGGCTCCAGCCGCCGCTGGCTGGACCAGCATTTCGCGGACCCGTATGTGCGTCAGGCGCAGGCACTGGGATACCGGTCGCGTGCCAGTTTCAAATTACTGGAGATCAACAAGCGTGATCACCTGTTGCAGCCGGGGGCAACGGTGGTGGATCTGGGCGCCGCGCCGGGGGGCTGGTCGCAGGTGGCGGCGGCGGTAGTGGGCGCGCGCGGGCGGGTCGTGGCGCTGGATATGTTGAGCATGCCGCCATTGCCGGGTGTCGAGTTCACGCAAGGCGATTTCACCGACGACGCGGTGCTGGAACAGGTGCTGGCAGGTCTGCCAGGCGGCGCCGACCTTGTAATGTCGGATATGGCGCCCAACCTGTCCGGTGTGCGGGATGTCGACCAGGCGGCAACGTTATACCTGGCAGAACTGGCACTGGATTTTGCCGCTCGCGTGCTAAAACCACGCGGCATGTTGCTGGTCAAAAGCTTCGAAGGCGCCGGCAGTCAGGAACTTCGAGCGTTATTCGCGCAACGCTTCGCGCAGGTGCTGATACGCAAACCCGATGCGTCACGTGATCGCAGCCGCGAGCATTACTTAATCGGTCGCGGTAAGCTGCCGTAAACCTCACTGTCAATGGCAGCGAGCTCATCCCGCCGGCCCGACCGGCGTCTGGAGAATCTGATTCGTGAATCCCATGTCTCGCAACATCATCCTGTGGGTCGTCGTGGCGCTGGTGCTGATGGCCGTGTTCAACAGTTTTGGCTCCCGCAGCAGCGCCGAGCGCACGCTCGGCTATTCGGCGTTCATTGCCGAAGTCAAGAGCGGCCGCGTCGACCGGGTGGTGATTGAGGAAGGCAGCGTGCGCGGCATGACGACCAACGGCGAGAAGTTCGTCGTCTATACACCCGAAGATCCTCATCTGATTGACGATTTGCTGGCCAACAAGGTGGGTATCGAGGTGGCGGCACCGGATCGCCAAGGCCTGTTGATGCAGATATTCATCTCCTGGTTCCCGATGCTGCTGCTGATTGGCGTGTGGGTGTTTTTCATGCGCCAGATGCAGGGTGGCCCTGGCGGCAAGGGCGGCGTCATGCCGTTTGGAAAGAGTCGCGCGCGGATGCTTACCGAAGATCAGGTGCGCGTGACCTTTGCCGACGTGGCGGGCGTCGAGGAGGCCAAGGAAGAAGTCCACGAGTTGGTCGATTTCCTGCGCGACCCATCCAAGTTCCAACGCCTGGGCGGACACATCCCACGCGGGGTACTGATGGTCGGTTCGCCGGGTACCGGCAAGACCTTGCTGGCGCGGGCGATCGCCGGTGAGGCCAAGGTGCCGTTTTTCACCATTTCCGGATCGGACTTTGTCGAGCTTTTTGTCGGTGTGGGCGCCTCGCGCGTGCGTGACATGTTCGAACAGGCCAAAAAGCACGCGCCGTGCATTATTTTCATCGACGAAATCGACGCCGTCGGTCGCCATCGGGGTGCCGGCCTGGGTGGTGGGCACGATGAGCGGGAGCAGACCCTGAACCAGCTGCTGGTGGAGATGGATGGGTTCGAGGGGAATGAAGGCGTCATTGTCATCGCCGCCACCAATCGCCCCGATGTGCTGGACCCGGCATTGCTGCGACCGGGCCGTTTCGACCGACAGGTGGTGGTGCCGCTGCCGGACATACTGGGGCGCGCGCAGATCCTGAAAGTCCACATGAAGAAAGTCCCGCTAGCGGCTGATGTAGAGCCAGAAGTGGTCGCCCGTGGCACACCCGGTTTCTCCGGCGCTGACCTGGCGAATCTGGTGAACGAAGCGGCCCTGTTTGCGGCCCGCCAGGACAAGCGGGTGGTTGACCAGAACGACTTCGATCGGGCCAAGGACAAAATCATGATGGGCGTGGAACGCCGCTCCATGGTCATGAATGACGAGGAGAAGCGCCTGACCGCGTATCACGAGGCGGGTCACGCCATCGTCGGACTGTCCGTGCCCTCGCACGACCCCGTATACAAGGTCAGCATCATCCCGCGCGGGCGGGCGCTGGGCATCACCATGTTCCTGCCGTTGGAAGACCGCTACAGCCTGAGTCGGGAGCGGCTGGAAAGTCAGATTTGCAGCCTCTATGGTGGACGCCTGGCTGAAGAGCTGATCTTCGGCGCGGATGCCGTGACCACTGGCGCGTCCAACGACATCAAGCGCACTACCGAGATCGCACGCAATATGGTCACCCGATGGGGCATGTCGGTGCGACTGGGGCCCATGACTTTCGAAGAAGACGAGGGTGAAGTGTTCCTGGGGCGCAGCGTCACCCAGCACAAGAACGTATCGGATGACACCGCGGCGGCCATTGATGAGGAAGTCCGCGCCATCCTGGAGCGTAACTACGCCCGGGCCCGGGAGATCCTGAACGCTCGCATCGATACCCTGCACAGCATGGCCGATGCCCTGATCCGCTTCGAGACCATCGACAAGGATCAGATCGACGACATCATGGCCGGCCGCGCGCCCCGGCCTACGGTAGTGACCGCAGGCGATCGACCCGAACCACCGCCCACGCCAGAACCGGCCCCGGGCGATGGCGCAGACAGCGCGGACGGCGCGCCCAGTCTGCCGTAGCGAGTGGGACTGCCCGGGTAGCCGGGCAGTACACGTGCGCCAGCCGATGCTTGTGGACTGTGCTGGCAAACCGCTTGATCTTTCCCGGCCGGCGGTCATGGGTGTGCTTAACCTGACTCCGGACTCGTTCTCGTCCGACGGACTTGCCCACGATCTTGATGCGGCCTGTGCCAGGGCGCTGGCCATGCAGGCGGCAGGTGCCGCCGTGATAGACATTGGCGGCGAGTCCACACGTCCTGGCGCCACGCCCATCAGCGTGGTGGAGGAACTCGATCGCGTGCTGCCGGTGATCCAGTACCTGGCGCCGCGATTGCGGATACCGATATCCATCGATAGCCGGCAGCCACAGGTGATGCGCGCCGCGGTGGTGGCGGGCGCGGGGCTGATCAATGACATCGCCGCCCTGCGCATGCCAGGTGCATTGGCAGTGGCGGCTGAGCTTGCAGTGCCGGTGGTTCTCATGCATATGCAAGGCGAGCCAGGGACCATGCAGCAATCACCCCATTACGACAACGTGGTGGCCGACGTGGAGTCCTTTCTGGTGGGGCGCGTGGCGGCCTGCGAACAGGCAGGGATTTCGCGTCAGCGCTTGTTGTTGGACCCGGGTTTCGGATTTGGCAAGTCCGTCGCCCACAATATTGAGCTGTTGCGCGGCCTGCCGCGCCTGGCACGGCTTGGTTTGCCATTGCTGGTGGGCTTGTCACGCAAGTCCTTGATCGGTGCTGTTACCCGCGCGCCGGTGACGCAGCGCCTGGGTGGCAGCATCGCCCTGGCATTGCTGGCGGTGCAGCGCGGCGCCTGCATGCTTCGGGTCCACGATGTCGAGGCGACCGTGCAGGCGCTGGCCATGTTCGAAGCGGTAGAGAGGGGGGTGCATGACTGCTAGACGGTACTTTGGGACCGATGGCGTGCGTGGCACGGTCGGCGAGGGTTTTTTCACACCCGATTTCGTGCTGCGACTCGGTTGGGCGGCCGGCACCGTGTTGCGCGCCCAGGGACGCGGCGCGGTGGTGGTGGGCAAGGACACCCGCGTATCCGGTTACATGCTGGAGTCGGCCCTGGAAGCGGGTCTGTCCGCGGCCGGTATGGATTGCGTTCTGCTCGGCCCGATGCCAACACCCGCGGTGGCTTACCTGACTCGCACCTTTCATGCTCGCGCCGGAATCGTCATCAGTGCATCCCACAATGCCTATCCCGACAACGGCATCAAGCTGTTTGCAGCCAATGGCGAAAAACTGCCGGATGCGCTCGAAGCGCGCATAGAGGAGTGCCTTGGCCAGCCCCTGGTGATGGTGCCACCGACCGAGATCGGCAAGGCACGGCGCGCGGTCGATGCGGCCGGTCGCTACATCGAATTTTGCAAGAGGGCGATGCCGGATCATCTGGATCTGAGGGGGCTCAAGGTGGTCGTGGATGCCGCCAACGGCGCTGCCTATCAGGTGGCGCCGGCGGTATTCACCGAACTGGGAGCGAGCGTGACCGCCATCGGTGTCAGCCCGGATGGCTTCAACATCAACCGCGACTGCGGCTCGACCGCCCCACAGGCGCTACAGCGCGAGGTACTGGCGCAAGCAGCGGATATTGGCGTCGCCCTGGACGGCGACGCCGACCGTTTGATCCTGGTCGATGCCAGCGGCGAGCTGGTGGATGGCGACGAGATCCTGGGGTTGCTGGCGCTGGCCCGGCACAGAGTCGGTAGGCTTGGCGGTGGGGTCGTCGGTACGCTGATGAGCAACTTCGGCCTGGAGCGGGCACTGAGCGAAGCCGGCATCGCTTTTGCGCGGGCCAAGGTGGGCGATCGCCATGTCATGGAGCAGCTGCGCCAGCGTGGCTGGCAGCTCGGCGGCGAAACCTCGGGTCACGTCATTTCGCTGGACCGAAGCACCACCGGTGATGGTCTTATTACCGCATTACAAGTGCTGGCGGTGATGCGCGAAAGTGGTCTCCCATTGGGCGAGCTCAAGCGCTTCATGGTCAAGTATCCGCAGCGCCTGGTGAACGTGAAGCTGGTTGCCGGTTATGACCCGGATGCGTGTCCTATCGTGCAGCGGGCTGTGGAGGAGGCGCAGGCCGACCTGAGCGATCGCGGCCGGGTGCTGCTGCGCAAATCAGGCACCGAACCGCTGGTACGGGTGATGGTGGAGGGACAGGATGCCACGCAGGTCGATTTGCTGAGCGAACGCATCGCCGAACAGGTCCGGGTTGCCATGGCCACGCGCTAGGTCTGTGCAACCGGTAGCTGGTACTGGAGCTGCAAGACGCTCTTTGAAACGCTGCCGCGACAAACTCCGGGTTTGATTCTGAACGGTGCCCGCCGTTACCATGCGCCGCCTCATCCGCTGCGGTTGTCACATGTCTCATGCCCCACCCACTGCTCGTCGGTAACTGGAAAATGCACGGCAGTCGGTCGATGGCGGCCGATCTCCTGGCCGCGCTCAAGCTCGGTTCAGCGGGGTTGAAGGGTATCGACGTGGCGGTGTGTCCGCCGTTTCCATACTTGTCGGATGCCGCCAGTCTGTTGGCAGGTAGTTCTGTGTACCTGGGAGCGCAGGACGTGGCAGTGCACGAGTCCGGCGCCTTCACCGGCGAGGTGTCGGCGTCGATGCTGCGTGACGTTGGGTGCCGTTACGTGATCGTTGGCCATTCCGAACGCCGCAGTCTGTTTGGTGAGGACTGCGCGCTGGTAGCGCAGAAATTTCGCGCGGCTACGGCGCAGGGTTTAATTCCTATATTGTGCGTGGGTGAGCAGCTGTCCGAGCGCGCCGCCGACGACACGGAGACTGTGCTGGCTACCCAGATCGACGCAGTCCTGGAACTGTGCGGCGACAGCGCCCTGGCGCGCGCCGTGATCGCCTACGAACCGGTGTGGGCGATCGGTACCGGGCGCGTGGCGACGCCGGAGCAGGCGCAGGCAGTGCATCATTTTATTCGCGGCCGGGTGAGCCGAGCCGGTGACACGCCGACGCTTCTTTATGGCGGCAGTGTGAAGCCGCAGAACGCGGCCGGCCTGTTTGCACAGCCGGACGTTGACGGTGGCCTGATCGGCGGAGCCAGTTTGGCGGCGGATCAATTTCTCAGCATTTGTAAGGCGGCGTTATCCCAATGATGATTGTTTTGCTGGTCGTTCATGTGATTATTTGCGCCGCCCTGGTGGGCCTGGTGCTGATTCAGCAGGGGCAGGGCGCCGATGCCGGCGCGGCGTTTGGCAGCGGCGCCTCGCAGACTGTGTTCGGTAGCCGGGGTGCCGGTTCCTTCCTGACCCGCCTGACCGGGGCACTCGCCGCGGGTCTGTTTATCACCAGTATGGTGCTTGCTTATCTTGGTTCGAATGCCGGCCAGCCGACGAGCGTTACTGATAGACTAGCGCCCGCGTCGGCGACCCAGCCGGCAGCCCCGGCATTGCCGACACCACCCACCGGGGGCCAAGCCCCGGCCCCGGTGTCCGCACCGCCGGGCAACTGAATCGAGCCGATGTGGTGGAATTGGTAGACACGCCATCTTGAGGGGGTGGTGACGAAAGTCGTGTCGGTTCGAGTCCGACCATCGGCACCAGACGAAACGGCACCCATCAAGGAAACGGCGGGTGCCGTGAGCACGAAAAGCATGAACCCGGAACATTACCTCGACGCCTGGATCTGGAATCGCTAAGCATGCT is a genomic window containing:
- a CDS encoding molybdopterin-dependent oxidoreductase, which produces MGKVEPTLVVENPAPGLSVSRRGFLKGSGGAALALSLNQLATTVSPSFVRSAFAAENPIAYRSTEDLYRQIWNWDKVTWGSHTNVCLPGCCSFHVYVKDGMVWREEQAAKNDASNPNYPDYNPLGCQKGCSFHANLYGDERIKFPLRRVGERGAGKWERISWDEALTEVAGSIVDALEEQGGDGFLLDPPHAHLGTVGWAGSHRFTSMLGGASPDLNILIGDFLKGTFDVVGKQHLGYSADNLFDAELIFLTCSNWSYTMPSVYHFLTEARYNGTEIVSIAPDYNPTSITADYHVPIKQGCDAAFWLGISQVIMAEGWVDQAFVKEQTDLPLLVRTDSGRFLRQIDVDGSGREDQLYVYDSKAGAIAKAPRGTLAFAGDPALSGVYTVKLADGNEVKVTPVYAQVKAHLDAEYTPEKTQEKSGCHASLIRKLAKKVATKRTCSYIGFTTAKIYHGDLAERALIMAMGLTGNWGKPGTGWNCWAFPGDHVELLMLLEKPIDQGGLEQFGAMEQALAAQMKQADPEITEELISVEVIKAMTTELGASPPVFFLYYHAGYKELYDNMAWGDPALKRNFSSYLEEALDKGWWKPEQIRPAPDKTPRVMMLTASNPIRRVRSAAIQYPKHLFPKLKMMFAIDPRMSSSAMFCDIVLPAAWYYEKEDITVSITNNPRFAFIEKAVEPQGESRNEWEILAALAKRIGEVATERGLSTYVDGLGRSKRYDALWGRYTMQGHLQTQEQVVEEMVKIGAATGIFPPETTRESFRKAGMLPQQGYGHGFMKHVVANEYDAKKPFFSLRWHVDNKTAYPTYTRRAQFYIDHPWYIEAGEALPTHKEPPKIGGDYPFVLTGGHPRHSVHSIHHASPQMMRMHRAQPVMHMNDKMAESRDIADGEMVHAYNDMSDFTIMVRTSPTVAPNQA
- the carA gene encoding glutamine-hydrolyzing carbamoyl-phosphate synthase small subunit, with protein sequence MPEPALLALADGTLLHGLAVGASGHAVGEVVFNTAMTGYQEILTDPSYSRQIVTLTYPHIGNVGCNAQDEESTQVHAAGLVIRDLPRIYSSWRASEPLDAYLRARNVVAIAGLDTRALTGRLRRGGAQAGCIVAGPQCDAEFAVSQARAFAGLTGMDLARVVSTDTVYEWTGGAWTPDGFAPSPPPRFRVVAYDFGIKRNILRCLTQAGCAVTVVPATTPAAEVFALKPDGVFLSNGPGDPQPCDYAITAIAEFLDRGLPLFGICLGHQLLALAGGARTIKMKFGHHGANHPVLETASGRVLITSQNHGFAVDEASLPVGLTVTHRSLFDGSLQGIAHADKPAFGFQGHPEASPGPRDAAHLFERFAELMAARLG
- the carB gene encoding carbamoyl-phosphate synthase large subunit; the protein is MPKRTDIKSILIIGAGPIVIGQACEFDYSGAQACKALREEGYRVVLVNSNPATIMTDPGMADAIYIEPISWPVLAKIIEIERPDALLPTMGGQTALNCALDLAREGVLERFGVQMIGATRDAIDKAEDRERFREAMRRIGLGTPRSAMAHSMEEAVQVQAQIGFPTIIRPSFTMGGSGGGVAYNREEFVAICERGLDLSPTGELLIEESIIGWKEFEMEVVRDRNDNCIIVCSIENFDAMGVHTGDSITVAPAQTLTDREYQLMRDASIAVLREIGVETGGSNVQFAVNPKDGRLVVIEMNPRVSRSSALASKATGFPIAKVAAKLAVGYTLDELKNEITGGATPASFEPSIDYVVTKVPRFNFEKFPQADATLTIQMKSVGEVMAIGRSFQESLQKALRGLETGIDGLTPCIDAGAPQALENLRQRLRTPGADRIRYIGDAFRCGLQLDEVQALTGVDPWFLDQLAELVEIETVIAGASLAAADAPTLRSWKRLGFADSRIASLLGASEDAVRQRRRQLGVLPVYKRVDSCAAEFPATTAYLYSTYEQECEAQPTDRRKVMILGGGPNRIGQGIEFDYCCVHAALALREAGFETIMVNCNPETVSTDYDTADRLYFEPLTLEDVLEIVRVEQPWGVIVQFGGQTPLKLARALLAAGAPIIGTTPDAIDRAEDRERFQQVVEKLGLRQPDNRMAANLEQALTAAQQVGYPLVMRPSYVLGGRAMEIVHDEEGLRRYMLAASHVSAASPVLLDRFLDDALEVDVDAVCDGSEVVIGGVMEHIEQAGVHSGDSACCLPPFSLAPDVVDEMRRQTVLLARELGVVGLMNIQFAVQGSDVYLLEVNPRASRTVPFVSKATAVPLAKVAANCMVGTSLKSQSHCREVLPPYYSVKEAVFPFAKFPGVDILLGPEMKSTGEVMGIGRSFGEAYGKAQLAAGNPLPTGGRAFISVRQADKNALLVQVAQGLRDIGFELVATHGTAAWLGDAGIPCSVVNKVKEGRPHVVDRITNGDIAFVLNTTDGRQAIVDSFAIRAAALRFKVPHTTTLAGARATCLALRAGGEIKVYSLHQLHNELISA